The genomic region AGGATAATTTAAGGGGCagagaaaggtatttttttaaattaagtctaAATTATCAGATATTTACCATTTCAACAGAGACcaaatagaaaattattattgttaaCCGAGtgaaaaaagcagataaaagccCTTTTACAATGAAGGCTCTCGTTTCACTCTCAGGCCAGTTCTTCTGCTACTGTATCTTACATGTAGAGGTAACTGAGCGTTTTCATTTCCCCTGCTCAATTCAGGTATGATATACATACATAGACAGGATACGATGTCCTCCACATCTGTGAACAGACACATTCTGTAATTAAACCGATGAGCCTGATTATAGGTCAGAGCAGATGTCTAGAACCAGGCTATGGCAGATGATTTTGTCAGTGTTTTCAAAACCTGACCTGTAACATTATAAACGCGCACACACAATCTTTTAACACTGCCAGAATTGGGCCATCGTTAAATTGGACGAACATCACAGTATACTTAAAAAGAGAGACACGTTCCCCAACCAAAAAGGCTGGTATTTATTTAGGCATGCATTACTGTGCTTACGAATTAAGGATCatgatttctaaaaataaataatcagaaaGCAGCTGATGCAGCCAGCCATCTTTATACTGAAATGCAAAGGCCAATGCTCTCACACAATTACTTTTAAGCATGGCTGTCCAAAACACCAGGATCTGTTAACACTTctcaaaatattattaaaataagaatttcttGGCTCATTTCCACTTGCTATTTTCATCCACACAGAACTACAGACTCCACTTTAAGTTAAAGGTGCTACAATCCTAGACAAGCAGACAGAATTTGCCAGTTCTTTATGGCAAAAACATATACAGAGAATCAACTCTCCTGACATGCTGTATTAGTTAAGACACTAGGGATCTTCATCCTTGTTTCTCCCCTGTACCATTATTACACAAGACCCGTCTACTTCAAGCTGAATAACATACAGTAAAATTTCAAGAGTTTAGTACCTAATTTGTACAACTTCCCGCTCTCCTCCTCTCTTAAATgttgaatgttttaattttcagGGGCACAGACAAGCTACTTACTTTGAAGCAAGCGATGCCTGTTCTGCAGACAGACCTTTGGAAGCAATGAAGGGACAGCACATACTGCGTTGCTGAACCAGCAGAATTCTCTGCACTGTTTTCTGGCATCGTATACGGGACCACTTCTGATCACGTTTATCTACTACTGtttctgtcttaaaataaattatagaaaACTCAAACTGGAATTGACTTCAAAAGTTTTACTTAAAAGTTCATCTGCACATGGAGAAGGCAGGCTTAAGTCCTCTGCAGGCTTCATTAGCTGCACGTAATTGCAGATGCTATGATTACTATATGAAAAAACCAATATCATTgccaaaaattaatttaaagttcaGAGTATGTAAGATACACCCTTCTTTTCAGCAACCCTATCCACATAAAAAGACTGCCATCAAAAGCTCAATTTTTACTACACTATAAATATAATATCATAGTTTCAGAAATGATACTTTTAGGCAAAGAAATCACAATTAATAAGCATTTAGTTTTAGATCTTTTATGAGCAAAGATGTTTTAATGTGTCACATTTCAAGAGCATCAatctttctttacaagaaaagaaaaatcacttcatAGACTTGGAGCTGGAGAGGTCCACAAGACTTCCTGCAAATTAAAAGTGCATGAAATACATGAAGCATCCttcatacataaaatattttgcaattggGTCGAGAACACAGTAAGTGTTAAACAATACTTAGAGCTGAAAGTACCTGAAAAGAATCTCACCTTGGAGAGAGAGATTAACTGAACATCCTCCTGGACAGCTGTGCAAATGCTCAACAAATGCTTTTCTGTACAAGTGGTTTAAAAATCACACAGCAAGTTCTGGAATATTCAAAACAGTGATTTGATAAAACAAACATTCTACAGTTACCTCAATTCCATGTTATTTTGTTACAAACAGTTATCATGGCCTAAGCCCTGTGCATTGGTGCTCCGATTCACGGCCTCATCCATGCAACACCACCTGTCTCAAAACATCGAACTTTAGCTCTTGTACTAAAGCCCAAATGGGTGACTGAACAAATTCAGCAGCTTTTCCAGCTCTGAACCCCATCCCTCCCATATAACTTGACTCACATTTCAGACAGACTTATCAAAGAGAGGTCATGTATAAACAGCACAGTCAAAAGCTACATCAGACGTAGGAACACGAGtggtttaaaaatgcattgagCATCTTTGAAAGCAGAAGTTTCCGACACCACTGctagagagaaagaggaaaaagattaaaatgaaattaaaaaattaaatttgtcatTTCAATAACTGTGCTTTGTCACTCAATACAGAATAAAGCAAAATAGCTTATTTATGCAGGGATGAGGGAAACTTGAGAGAGAAACTGAGTAATCATCTGTCTCTTGAGAGATCAAGTCCAGAAATCAAGACTGGTATTTTAAAGCTTAGCTTTTCCTAGCCTAAAAGTCTTAATGTATAAGTGCTATTTGGTAGTATTGTCTAAAACCAGAATTATATTTGCATCTTAATATTGGTGTCTGTGTTGGAAATTCAATAGCAATAAAATTGAGTTGAAGAAAACCACACTGCATAAAAACTGTCTGGAGCTACACACTGGCTAGTAAACCAAATTAAGACAGAAAGGGTGAAAGTTTTTCATTTACCTACTGAGCTGCATCTGGAGCCTATTCTATAACTATTTTGTGGCTACTGGAAAGCAGGCAGAACTATGAATAGCCTAATTATTAGCAGTTATCTGGTCTAAAAGGGAAACAAGAAGCTTAGGACATAATAAATATCTTCATCCTTTTTCCTATGAACAGTTAGGAAGTTACATTTCCCTCTCTTCCATTCAACAAGCAACATGCCTGATTAAGAGGAAATTGAATTTACAGCCATCTTAACCAGGCAGATATTTGGAAGGACACCATTAACTCATTTGCTACCATCATCACATGTTCACTTAAAGAGTAAATGCAGTAGTTTCTTCCACTTCATCCACGTGGAAATATTCCTCAGAAAGGAATTACGATGCACAAATGAATATTATCCATCCAGACGGACTTGACATTATAACGCTGACAGCCTACTGACAGACATAATGAAATAGCAAAGATGCTCTGCAATTAGAAGTATGGCACAGCAGCCAATGGAGTGACACAAGAGCCCTTCCAAATCTGAGCTAGCAAGCgaaaaaaattacttacaagTTTTTGTAGCAGTGAGTATACCTTGCAGTACATATACTCTTGCATCTGGCTACTATATTTATTATTAAGATTTATGATTTTCACATAAAGTTCCTTAAAGATGTAAATACTATCACTAAACAATAGTTTTGTTACAGCAGTATCTGATGATTAGATGACTGAGCTTTATACATGTCATTGTGTATAATTGAGCTACAGTAATCAAATTCCTTCTGAAAACCCCATACCACTAACGTGACAACACCAAAGCACACAGGCACTGCAGGCTCAAATCTATTTGACACACATGTAACACCTGTTCACAATGACAGAACAGCATGTGAGCTTCCAGAAATACATTCTTATCTGACCCCATGCCACACTTGGGGTTTCCTGGCTTTTGCCGGTAAAGTTACTTCCATGTCCATGCGCATAAACTTAATGAATATTGAATATACTTTTGTGGAGAGGAAAGACTAAAATTTACACACATCCTAGACTGACATTTGCTCCTTTTAGAAGTATGCGTATAAATCTGCTTCGGGTGAATCCATTTAATACGAACATTTTAATTTGTTCCTGAAACCCCTGaccaaatttaatcttttttggTCCCTCACCCTAAAAACAACTTTCCATTCACCAAGCCAACAGATGTTAGAACTAGAAACGTGCAAAAACATTGGCTTCCTTTGTGAAAAGACTATTTCAAAGGAAGTGTAATCTGCAGAAAGTGCAATCTTCCTTTCTGGAAAGCTAGCTACTGCTGTGCCATGCTGGCCTGATAGGCAGGTCAGAACCAGAGGCAAACCTAGACCCTTGCAGTGGAACTCAGTGTCAAACCCAGAACCTGGCTTAAATGCTGTATTTAGGCCTTGACCAGTAAGTCACAGTATTGCCATCACATCAGAAAGGGGTCTAAATACAGTTGCAACTCAAGCTCAACATTCTTATCAGTAAGAATAATGGAGTAAATCTATACTGACCAAGTGAGTTAATTTGATAAAAAAGTGACCGCCTTTATTGACTACACTTCACAGGCTAAACTATCTGGCTAGCCACAGATTCTGCTTTCTATTTCTCCTGTgcgttgcttttcttttttgtcctacAAGTTATCTGAAAACTGAAAGCAACACAAGAAATGCATACACACAGGGTACCCTTTCAAAAATTCTTTAGTTTCTGCCCACTAGAGTACAACTGGAATAACTGACATGTCTTGACATCTGCTTAGGAACACTTGTGACAAGTAAAATAACGCTTGTTATCTACAGGTATCCTATCCAGCAACTTCCTTTCTAGTCATTGCTACTTGTGAAGCGCGCCGTTGCTAAATGAGCTATTTACAAATGTAAACTATgtaattaaagttttaaaataaatagacaaCCTTTACATTAGGTAGCAACTTGACAACAAGGTAAGAGATCATCGAATTACATCTTTCAAAGAATGATCTGTGTATGCTGCTctctttttcttaacttttttttatgaagaaaatccTTGGCTCGCAAGCTATTCTGCAAGAACTTCCTTGGGTTTCTTCCTTTATGCTGGATAATTGTGTAAAAACTCCTTAAGTTTTGTTGGATAGTCTGTCATCACTCCAGTTGCTCCCAGATCAAATGCCCTCTTGTATTCTTGTTCTTCATTCAGTACCCAAATATACACCTGTAAGATGAGATAGAAAGACAATTATTACAGGAAATACTCAGATTTTTAAGCAAGGTGACTTTTGACCTAAATTTGTTCATGCGAAAGAGATTATGCCGCAtatatttaaaatgataaatgatTACACTCTGATGCCAAAGACCTGCGCACAAACATACCCAACTTCTTCCTCCTCGCCCTCCAAAAGGGGGCATTTTCTAGAGGTGACTCCAACTCCATTTCATTACCTGAGACTTCAGGtatttccagaaattaaaatattactttgtgAAAAGCCCAAAACAGCTAAGCAGTTTAGCAGATTTTGTAGGCTTAAGTTtgaagtgagggaaaaaaaaaaaaatcttaaagggATTTAAAGTAAAAGAGTTTTTTCCAGGTATACAATTCTTCCTTAGCAACTACAGAACTGCAAATATAACAGCATAAGCTAGCAACACAATAGATGATGTTGTGGAGAACATGAATCCATCTTAAGGCCATATCTGGCTGGTTCAAATCCTCACTAGGTTAAAGGTACATTTACTTTAGCTTTGCCACGCTGTACCTGAATGCCCCGAGCAGTGAGGTGGTCAAAAAGTGCTTTCCGCATTAGCAAGCTGCAGAAAGGAGAACAATATTATTTAGGAACTTGAAGTATACATTAAATTTTCAGTGTTGATGTTCTATACTAAATTTTCCATAGAGCAtttagattcatttttttttccacaagaaagtGATTAGAAACCTAATTATAAAAACCTTTTAGTTCAAGCAACTCAAGACTGGTTAACACAGATACTCAGAAATTTGTATTAGCGGTGGATATTTGTATCAACTCTTCTAAAGATCAAATCCAGCCGACTCCTCCTTCACCGCACAGGTACCTGTACCATGTCCGATGAATCAATCCCTTTGCTTTCAGAAGAGATTTTATCCTTCACACCAGAAGACATGAAAACTCTACTGGCCACTCAAGAAATCAAACTAACAGATGTCAGGCACAAAAGCAAGAGCCAGAAGACACAGCAATCACGTTCAACCTCTGAAAGCCTATGACTAAGTTGCCTCTGAAGCACAGATACTCTTAAAAAGCAGTGTGTTCCATATATGCCAAACAGTATCTCCTCTGACAACATTATGAAACAGTCACAATCCCATGAAACGAGAAAGCTGCATTCTGAATCTACTTGCATGCTAATTAACAGAACACACTTAACGACAGAAACTAAATAGACTAAATTGGAATAATGCCCACTGTTACTGCACCTCAGTATGTTTCAgtgtatgaaaaataaaagcatacagGAACACCTACATAAGGTTTGAATATGATTTATGCTGCGGAGATAAAAGAGCTAGagggaactgaaaaaaattacagcataaTAAGTAGCTATAGCAATACCTAGTCTTAGTTGCTTGAGCCAATTGTTATATATaggcaaaatataaataaaaatttaataatattaaaatcttACGTATCAGCTAGCCAGATAATAAATTTTTGGCTTCTTGTAATCTTCTGAGGTTCTTTCAGCCTGttgaggaagaggaaacaaaaaattacCAGAGCAGAGATTAAAATGTTACTTGAGATGTTCCTGCAAATGGAACTTGAAGAATTAATCTTGCAGTTTCTCAAATTAGTGCAGTAATTTCACTAAGACTGTGACTTAGAATTGGGTTACACAAGAGAAATGTGCTACAtttaagagaagcagcagagacgTCCCtcaagaaagagggaggaaagggcaAGAATTAGTTATTTGTACAACACTGCTACATGTTACTATCTCAACGGCATCGGCACAAGCTACATTGCAAAGGCAGCTGCATGAAGACAGTATTTACAGGAGACACCGTAAACAGGAAACATTGATATACACAGGCAGTAACAACTGAGTAACTCAGAACTGCTAGAGACAGGTTAAACACAGAGGAGAAGATCTGCACAGCTTTCTCTTAGGAATATACAGAAGTGCCTAAACTAACAAAACAGTATCCTCAGCCCAAGGATAGCAACTAAACCATGCTCAAGCTGGCATTATCATTCACTTGCTTTGCTACCATTGCAGCGCAGCACCCACTGATGGGCTCTCACTCACTTGAGGATGATTGAAGGCATGGGAATTTCCAAGAATTCTTCCTTGAAAGGAATGAATGGCAGCAGACCGGTATAGAACAGGCCAAGGAGCAGGAGGACACGTTGCAAACAGAAGATGATGGGAATGTCAGCATTCTGCAGGAACCAGGAAAGACAGACTCTAAATTATCTTGGTAGATTATTGAGACTGTCGCAATTAAATTTACTCATCAATGCATGTTTGAAGTTTAGCACTTGCACCTAAAGATTAGGCTGCCAACTCTTCATTATATGCCTGCACTGAATTTAAATTACTCTTTCTGGTAGCTTGTAATCCAAGCAAAAGTTTAAGGGGCATTGGGACCTGAAAAGGTAAAGTTTCATTAGTCACAGTAATGCTTTTGTTACCTGCCTTCATCATCTTTCCAGACTGCATCACACTATGCAGCATTTTCTCTTAGACTAGTATTACTGCAAAGAACAAGCTGTGCTTTAGCACAGGATTTGTTACAGTTTGCTATCACGTGAACTCACTTCACAACATATTTTTGAAGATGCTGTTTATGCACCAAAATATTCGGGCATTGATGCTGCGAAAATGAACAAATGTAACTGCTGTTCAGGTAGGAAACAGTGCATTGTCCTACACAGATAAATCCGAACAGTATCTGTACTCTCACCTAGATCAGTTTCACTCAGGTGCGTAACTCCTTCGCACTAAGcacaattttaatttaattctaaaTTGTACAattcctcagcacaaaaaggaatAGAATCTATAGCTGTAAAATAGCTTTATATTAATATAAGTGTGTGTCAACTAGTGGCCACATCCAttattttcataaaaagaaacacacaatAAGCAATCCttagaaaaattgcttttgtacCAGATGAATGATGCGCAAAACAGGCTCTAAGAGTTCCTGGCATACAATCATAACACCTTATATTTTATAGAACAAGAATAAAGCATGACGAAGGTTAGTTCCTCAAGTATTTTATTGTAGAGTACATGGGGGTTAACTGTGCTTGTTTTACTGTAACAGTGCAGTAAGCAGAATACAATCTAAGTGCAAAATTTCCCATCACATCTGACAGTCTGGCAGGGCTGACCAGATCTTGATTTACAGGATGCTTTTCTGTAAATTTTGTCGCCACACAGTAGCAAGCAGGCAAGAACAAAGCTTAGCTTGGACCCATTCTTACCTCCTTAAGACACTTTGATACAACCTCATAATTTGCATTCCCCCATACTGTCAAATGCTCTCGCTTATACTGACTCACCAGCTCTGAAACCTGCAATATAAAAAAGCAGAACACTATCATGTATTCATTGAAAATTATGTGCAGCATTATATAACTGGAACTCCACTTGCTACTTTTCAACTATCTAAGCTGTTAGAGAGAAGATAGTTCTTCTATACGGTCTCACAACTTGtgctgtgcttgtgctgcttTGACTGAGAAGAATCAGGTGTTTGGGTCAACAGATAAAAGGAAAGACCATTATACCTACAAAAACTCTACATAAATTAAGAAAACTAAATGGCAAAATAGTATCAGATGGAAAGCAGATTTCCTGGTCCGTGATGAACACTTATGCTGATATCATGTTTTTATGCTGCTTTGGTAGGCAACAGTCTGTAAGAAGACCCTTCATATGAAGTACAAACCAAACACGTCTCTAGCAGCGTAGCATCAGTTTCATGTCACGACGAAGGGTCAGTCAAGAGCTGTTTGCTATATATCTTGACAAGAtcatttctctgtcttctgtatTACCTCATACATGGAGCAAGATCTAACACGTGACGGATGAAGTGGTCCAAGAACACATATTTTAGTGTCACAGACTGATAGCAACTCcaagaaacttttcttttggAATTTCAACATCACTACGTGACATTCAGTCTCAGCTCAGCACAGATTTTCATGTACCTTTTTGATCAACACGTTGTTGTTCACTTTGATGTCAATGTTGACAGGAGTTTGTGGAAATGCCTCAAACACCTCTTTCAGGAGTGGAATACGGTTGTCTTTTCCCTCGCAGTGACATTCTGGGGAAACAAGAACATTGACACTGCTGTGACCATTTTTAATAAACTGCAGTGAGATGTCAGAGCACT from Rissa tridactyla isolate bRisTri1 chromosome 7, bRisTri1.patW.cur.20221130, whole genome shotgun sequence harbors:
- the GDPD1 gene encoding lysophospholipase D GDPD1, with the protein product MSAALYVLSTLGGYVLTSALLLKCPGLLHRPKRQRFRCRHISHRGGAGENLENTMAAFHHAVNIGTDMLELDCHLTKDEQVVVSHDENLKRSTGVDVNISDLKYSELPPYLCKLDVTFQKECHCEGKDNRIPLLKEVFEAFPQTPVNIDIKVNNNVLIKKVSELVSQYKREHLTVWGNANYEVVSKCLKENADIPIIFCLQRVLLLLGLFYTGLLPFIPFKEEFLEIPMPSIILKLKEPQKITRSQKFIIWLADTLLMRKALFDHLTARGIQVYIWVLNEEQEYKRAFDLGATGVMTDYPTKLKEFLHNYPA